A genome region from Hydrogenoanaerobacterium saccharovorans includes the following:
- the mraY gene encoding phospho-N-acetylmuramoyl-pentapeptide-transferase yields MNTFVIILTAVLAFAITAILGIWFVPFLHKVKYGQPINDIGPTWHKNKQGTPTMGGILFIIGILVAVTVGYIVYNFQSENILVHTYEMNVIRLFSGLVMALAFGFMGFIDDYIKVVRKRNLGLTALQKIILQTLISGAYLATLYVKGDTSTIIVLPFFGQLNLGVLYYPVMMLFIIFMVNAVNLTDGIDGLAASVTFVVSACFMLIAGMLAFNEMNILATAVAGAMIGYLVWNFHPAKVFMGDTGSMFLGGLVVAMGYGVGLPAFLIPIGIVYICEAGSVVLQVASFKLTGKRIFKMSPIHHHFEMSGFSEVRIVALFSLVAAVGCILSVLAVQRL; encoded by the coding sequence ATGAATACATTCGTAATTATTCTTACGGCAGTGCTTGCATTTGCCATTACAGCAATTTTGGGCATTTGGTTTGTACCTTTTTTGCATAAGGTAAAATACGGTCAGCCCATTAACGATATTGGCCCTACATGGCATAAAAATAAACAGGGTACACCTACTATGGGGGGCATTCTGTTTATCATTGGTATTTTGGTTGCAGTAACAGTTGGTTATATCGTATACAATTTTCAAAGTGAAAATATCCTTGTGCATACCTACGAGATGAATGTTATTCGGCTTTTCTCGGGGCTTGTTATGGCTCTTGCATTTGGCTTTATGGGTTTTATAGACGATTACATTAAAGTAGTGCGCAAACGCAATTTGGGGCTTACCGCCCTGCAAAAAATTATCTTGCAAACACTTATTTCCGGGGCTTATTTGGCAACACTGTATGTAAAAGGCGATACCTCCACCATTATTGTTTTGCCATTCTTTGGTCAGCTTAATCTTGGTGTTTTATATTACCCTGTTATGATGCTGTTTATTATATTTATGGTAAATGCGGTCAATCTCACCGATGGCATCGACGGGCTTGCGGCATCGGTAACCTTTGTGGTTTCTGCTTGCTTTATGCTGATAGCAGGTATGCTTGCATTCAACGAAATGAACATTCTTGCAACCGCAGTTGCCGGTGCTATGATTGGTTACCTTGTTTGGAACTTTCACCCCGCAAAGGTGTTTATGGGTGATACCGGTTCCATGTTCCTCGGCGGCCTCGTAGTTGCCATGGGTTACGGTGTGGGGCTGCCTGCATTTCTCATCCCCATTGGCATAGTATATATTTGCGAGGCGGGCTCGGTAGTGCTGCAGGTGGCAAGCTTTAAACTTACCGGCAAGCGCATATTCAAAATGAGCCCTATCCACCATCATTTTGAAATGTCGGGCTTCAGCGAGGTGCGTATTGTTGCATTATTTTCGCTTGTTGCAGCAGTTGGATGCATTCTCTCCGTTTTGGCGGTGCAAAGACTGTAA